ACACCAAGGCAGAGATGGGCACAACCTCTCCCACGGCCGCCTTTGCTGGCAGTGTGCGACCTGTAATCTGAGGCCTTACGTCGTCGATACCGAGTCGTCCAGTCATCTTTTCCTCGCTCCCGGGTAGTGCAAATAATGTCTACGGTTACCTGCCCAAGCCTAGCGAAACTGTGTCACTTTCACCGTGCACGTGAAAAATAAGCCACAATAGGAGACGTGACTGACATTGCGCCTACTGACCCAGACCTATTGATTGACTTCCGCGACGTTGAGTTTCGTCGCGGCGGAAATACCCTCGTCGGACCTGTGACTTGGCAAGTAGAACTCGACGAGCGTTGGGTCATCCTCGGGCCAAACGGTGCGGGTAAAACGACCTTGATCCGCATGGCGGCGGCGGAGGAATTCCCTACGGAAGGCACGGCGTTTGTCCTCGGAGAACAGTTTGGCAAAACCGATATGCGCGATCTTCGAGCCGCAATCGGCGTGACATCTGCGGCCGTTGCGCACCGCATTCCTAGCGAGGAAATCGTGGGTGATCTCGTTGTCTCTGCTGGGTACGCAGTGATGGGTCGCTGGCGTGAAGAATACGATGAGATGGATTATGCGCAGGCAGAGGAAGCGCTGGAACAGAT
The Corynebacterium breve genome window above contains:
- a CDS encoding ABC transporter ATP-binding protein yields the protein MGDVTDIAPTDPDLLIDFRDVEFRRGGNTLVGPVTWQVELDERWVILGPNGAGKTTLIRMAAAEEFPTEGTAFVLGEQFGKTDMRDLRAAIGVTSAAVAHRIPSEEIVGDLVVSAGYAVMGRWREEYDEMDYAQAEEALEQIGAMHLIDRTWGTLSEGERKRVLIARAIMTNPELLIMDEPGAGLDLGGREDLVAYVGELALDPDAPAMVMITHHVEEIPFGFTHAMLLDEGNVVAQGLIDDVMTSENLTKAYHQPIQLDKVDGRYFARRARRGGAHRA